A portion of the Lolium rigidum isolate FL_2022 chromosome 1, APGP_CSIRO_Lrig_0.1, whole genome shotgun sequence genome contains these proteins:
- the LOC124682528 gene encoding zinc finger A20 and AN1 domain-containing stress-associated protein 12-like: MAHGQDSSTQAAGSGPAQCTTGCGFFGSPATKNMCSQCYLIHLKTVKVAAAPVVDEKTKIKTDEANLALKTPANVHGSAADAAAAEAPAAEAPAKKAAPTRCMSCNKKVRLLGFACRCGGTFCSMHRYADGHACSFDYKKADREKIAQQNPLVVASKLDKI; encoded by the exons ATGGCGCACGGGCAGGACTCGTCGACTCAGGCCGCCGGCAGCGGACCTGCTCAGTGCACGACCGGCTGCGGTTTTTTCGGCAGCCCGGCGACCAAGAACATGTGCTCCCAGTGCTACCTgatccacctcaagaccgtcaaagtGGCAGCAGCCCCCGTCGTCGATGAGAAGACCAAG ATCAAGACCGACGAGGCCAACCTCGCGTTAAAGACGCCAGCTAACGTGCATGGCTCTGCTGCCGACGCTGCTGCCGCCGAGGCTCCGGCGGCCGAGGCGCCGGCGAAGAAGGCGGCGCCAACCAGGTGTATGTCATGCAATAAGAAGGTCCGGCTGCTGGGGTTCGCCTGCCGCTGTGGTGGCACGttctgctcgatgcaccgctacgcGGACGGGCATGCGTGCAGCTTCGACTACAAGAAGGCCGACCGGGAGAAGATCGCCCAGCAGAACCCTCTGGTTGTGGCGTCCAAGCTCGACAAGATTTGA